The window atcattaattttttatttaatttttagattttttttggtatgttttggggggatttttgttttattcttgtatattacttttttttttttttttttttaattctggtGAATTATTACTTACTaaagttatttttgtaactttctactcatatgttgctattttttgggccatcaTTTTTTAATGGGTCATTGTCACCTGGGGccaatgtttggcattttgagattatctgtatcggtgttttattttaatgatcaccgatAAAATTAAGTGCCAGCATGGGagtaacttttactttgtaaaaactcagggagatatttttattcattcattttctatttaaattttcccttgactttataaaataaaaaattaaaaaagttgctgggaactttctgtatatgatgttgaacatctcagttttgatttaacatttgctaaggacatttaaacaaaggggtttttttggagtttgttatattctaaattctaattattgacagaatttttttttcagttttattgtaaatgcatatcagtttcaaatatcggttattggtTTCATTGACTATTAATAATTGGCATCTACCCTGAAAAACCATTATCAGTCGACCCCTGCTAAGAGAGACGGTTCCAGGGTCCTGATATTGTGCATCATTAATTTCACTGGTTATTCGTGTGTCTTTTCCGTTCAACCAAAAATGAATGTAGGTGAGCAGCCATACATTCACTTACAGGCTTAAGCTGATCATTATTGTAAATTCACTTCCTGAAGAAGTAATTAGTCCCTGATAATTCAAAACAGGATGCTACAAAACTGAATAACACAATTGCTAATAATTTAGTGTTGTCTGTTTCTGTATGGGTTTTGGAGTCCCCACTGTCTCTCAACATTTTGTGTGCTGTATGGCTCATTAGAGCATACTATCAACTGGGGAAATTTTGCTTTCTCCTACTGCTCAGTAATTGAACAAACAAACttgcatattattattaaaaaatcagttaaattcAATTACGCATTACATCATATAAGTGGGGGGAAATCTTATTTTAGCTGCTAGTCAATTAGTAGCTGGTATTAAGAAATAATGAAGTGGTGCAGAATAAGTATGTTGATGTCACGTCCTTTACAGTGTCTTGGGAAAATCCGTCGGGACAATGAAGAGGAAACGAAGGCCCTGGATCATGAGCACCACAGGAGTGCACAGAAGATAACACGGTCCGCCCTCGCCAAACTGCTCTCTGAGGTCCAGGTACAAATGCATTGAAATGAGTGGGTTTTGTTGAGATGTTTCACTAAATAGCATTCAAAGTCAAGAGAGGCAAGTAGTATAGAAACTCAGAAAGacccacacacaaaacactgcaattttaatttttcctctctctgtgtttgcgGCAGGCTGTAAAGCAGGATTTGAGTGAACTTTTTGCAGCGTATTTAAGTTTTTCCACTGAGCTCGAGCAGCAGAGCAagcagctgctggaaaaactAGCACAAGCCAGCTGTTCTCTAAATTGTCACCATGGAGACAAAGTTCAAAGTaagtatgtgagtgtgtgtcaccATAAGTTAACATAGATGCAACATCTTTGGCATCATCCTTAGTTAATGATTCTGAAAAAACTTCCTTGAGGCTGGGAGTTATGGGGACTATTTGTTGTCATCTTGCCAAGTGCTTGGATTTTGGAATTCCAAATTTGGGCGTCATGGTGGAGTCGGGGTGCAGTGAGCTGTGTTGAGCAGGCAGCTATCAGAAAAGCAGCATCTTAAGGCACTTACACTCTGTCCATAAAACTGATCTGCGGtagttaaaaatttaaaagtgcaaatctTTGGATCAGAGCTTTAACCCTTcaggactgtttggtgcatttgaTGCCCTTTTtgttcttcatgtttttgataattttggctgtgtttatgcatatggcatacattttggcaagattgtatatttttgtttaatcctgGATTTTCCAGATCAGCTCAATatgtctaaaatacactgtgttatcaatatttttacattcatactgttaagtgcaaataATGTGTGACTGAAACCCGTTCAAACTGCGTTTTTTGTTCCCACAACCatcaacacataaaaacaggCATTGTGTTACTTTTCTGCAATACATTTAAAAGGGACACTGTGGCATTGCATAGGTTACTGTATTTCGTTTTGACCACACTTGACAGCTGGACTGGTCTGCAGAGTTCACCTGAAAGGATTATTGGGACTGATGCCACTAACAGCATTAAGGAGTCtaataattcaaataataatCAGCTAATACTATTTATATGTGTCTATATGCTCTAAATGCACATATTCTCCATGTAAGTTTTCATAGTAGTAGTTTGTTAAAGTTTAGTATGTGCTTTTGTCCTGTGGGCTGAACAGTGGCTGTTGCAACAAATTAACTTATTATCCTTAAAAGACTCTGCACCAGCATCTGCTCAGCTTTTGTATGCTGCTCAGTCGACTCAGATTCTACCAAGAACTGTAAACCACAGAGGAGGTTTCAAACTGTCAGATTTAATCGTAAAGTGTCTTTGAGGacatcatttaaaagaaaaaaatgtatctcaTCTTTCTGGTGTTACATCTTCTACCTGTCACTTCTATTAACTTGTCTGATCTGTTCACTCATTCATCGTCTCAGTGTCCCTCTGCATACTAAAGTGATTTACACGTTTTGTGCTGGCTGTATCTTGATTAGTATGCGTTGGCTGGTAATCCTCTCTCACAgtccctcccctctcctctctcactccGCCCCTCTCAGGTCGTCCAAGGTTGACTGTTTTGTTCTAATTCAGTCAGCTAGTCACCATGGCTCAGGTGACTGGTTAAAACTGACCCACCTGGGCACGTGTTGTACTTGCTGTTGCAATCTCTTCTGCACAAAATCACTTTTTGTAGCCTTTTATGGTCAATGTGAAAATATACCTACTTATCTTCACTATCttcaaaatgttgtctttcCTGTTAGTATCAACCTATCTGGGTTGTAATTTGAACCACTGTGACGTTTTTCTTAAATTGCATTTATGTTACATTTCGTTCATTACTTGCTCATAAATATTTGTTACATTGTAGGGCTGTTAATTgattttaactttatatttcaCACACAAGCTTTGGTGTAATGATGATTTATAGAGCTGTGCTGGTTGTGCTGTGGGTGAGTCAACCATCTGCCGGGCTATTAAAGTAAATATCTGTCCTAAATTTGATATAATATGCATCATTACAAATCCTTTGTCTGTTTGTCGTATTTTTTGAGGTAATATTAGTCGATAAACTGTTTTTATGCGTCCgtcccatttttgtgaatgttatATCTCGTGAAGGCCTTTGACGACTTTCATCAAATTTAttacaaatgttcacttggactcaaccataaactgaatacattttggtcgtcaaaggtcactatgacacaaaacatttttttggctataactcaagaatgcataggctaattatgacaaaacttcacacaaatgtctaacaggataaaataatgaattgatagcattttatatccaaaaggtcaaatgtcaacttcactgtgacatcattgtGGTTTCTGGCCGTTATCCAACGCCacaactcaggaacagaagaggagacatttggtcagatacttaATTGTCATGGCTACAACTTTGCAGCTTTAGGTGGTTGTTTTTGTACGATGCAACACAGCTCTCTGTCAGTCCTCTGTATCAGTCTTCACTACACACATTACACAAGTATGCAAAGTCATGgttgtaaactgcaacttgactgtttGGCAGAGGCATATAACCACAAGATGGTACTTCTAGTTTTATCTTATACCAGAGTTTGCTGgtaacatgccaaaaaaataaaccatcaattaaatttcaattaattaataatttacaggCACACAGCAGCGAGTTAATGTTCTAAAGTCTTTAAAgtacagaaatattttacaatGTAAACAGCCTGTGCCtttttgttactgttatttttaatttttgagaaCAATTTATGTTGCAAGTAATCTTTAAACACAAAAGTCTTACTCTATTCTGTTCTATTTATGTTCGACCAAGACTATTCTTGAATGCCTCAGTCTGTCCTGCGTGAATGAGGGTGGTTGGTGCCAAGTGTGCACCAGGATTAAAGACTTGGCCTAAATTCAAAGATTTACACCAGAGAACAGATGCCTCTGGCTGTGGAGTTGATTTTTATAGACAGCCATTCATTCTCTTTACTGCTTTCTACTTACCTTGAGCCACATGCTTTATTACTGCACCACTCCAGATTCCCCCAAAACTCAGATGCAGTTGCACACAATATCTaattttatggacaaaattaaTTATAACTGGGTTATTTTTTCCTTACCTGTAGTGGTATTTAttagtctagattgttttggtgtgagctgctgagtgttggagatactgGCCGTCGTGGTGTCTaccttctctctaatataatgaaactagatggcacttggcttgtagtacctaaaccaaaaaaatacccaacaaaaacacacatctgagaaactcaacagcaacgtctcgttccagaaatcatgacccggaaACTcttaatccacagatcttgctgtgagcagtttcatgtaggaactattgaACTTTTACCAAACTACtcctgccaactgtatcacaaCGCAAAAGGAACTGTGCCGGAgcagctgtgactcagagcTACAGCAGGTCGTcgtctaatcggaaggtcagggTTTCattccccagctcctccaggcaacatgtcaaagtatcttttggcaagatactgaaccctaaATTGCTCCCGATGTTGCATcattggagtgtgtgtgtgcgtgtgaataGTTACTGAGTGGCAGGTGGTATCTTATACAATAGCCTCGGCCAAcattgtgtgtgaatgtgtgtgtgaatgggtgaatgtgacatgtagtgtgcaAGAGCTTGTAGTGGTCacaagactagaaaagtgctatccAAGTGCAGTGCAccactgctagctcacctagcactaCGCAGCTAACTAATCTTTACATCTCACTCTTGGCATGAGCCTCTCATGCGTAGATGCACGCTTCTTTCtgcacagtgacagtgacagaaaattagaaagaagaaatttagaaagaaaatagttcctgaaTGAAATTGCTCAcatcaaggtctgtggattatcttgagtaactagGCCatcatttctggaaagagacattgctgttaagttttcaAAGGTATTTTTTTGGCGATTTGAGCACCATAAGTCAAGTGCTATATAGTTCCAGAATATTTGTGAGAAGGCAgtcatctctacggccgatatcttcAACACTTGAAAACTCACATCAGaacaatctaaactgataaatagtACGACAGGTAAgagataaaatatgtatttttgatttgggggtttATTATCCCTTTAACAAATCCCTTTCTGCTGTCTCTGCTCAGACTTGGAAGGAAGTGTTGCAGCTCTGGAGCGCtctctggaggaggagagggagaagtgcaaggcagagaggcagaggaggaaagaaCTCCATAATGCACTTGTGGTGAGGATTGATGTTAAGTGTCAAAAGACATCATTAAGAGTAATACAGTAGCTTGTTAGTTTGACCTTCGACTGTCATTCTTTTTTTGCCGCAGGAATTAAGAGGCAACATCAGGGTTCACTGCAGGGTGCGACCAGTTCTACCTTTTGACCACGTCCAGTCCTCCACCTCTGGATCAAGGTGGGTCAACACACGATTCATAAGGACAACATGAAATACTGTGTGATTGCTGAGTTTTTTCTGTgcataaaaagctaaaaaataatcaaattctgtgtttttctctatCAGACCAGCATCGCCAGAAGAAGTGGTCTCCATCATAAGTGATGTGAGTTCCACAAACTATtagaattcattttatttcattgattATTTCATCCAGTGTCCTTGTTTATGttattccttgtttttttgaagGATGCTGTGATGGTGAATTGCATAAAAACAGGGATGCCAGTGCAAAACAAGATGTTTGAATTTGAGAGGTAAAATCCAACACAATCCTAATGCAATGTGCATTTTTCCATTCAAGTATtggtcaataataataatcctttgTATCATACAGAGTGCATGGACCAGAGGATTCACAGGATGCAGTGTTCGATGAAGTCAAGCCGCTCCTCACATCTCTGCTGGACGGGTAAGTGTGAAAAAACATACTAAATATGGACTATGTCGTACAAAAGCATACATTCAAACTCTATACAGTAAACACTACCCTACGTAATTGaagaataaataatgaaatacatgACAAACAGCATGGTATCCCTGCCCTGCAGCTATAACGTGTGTATCATGGCGTACGGGCAGACAGGCAGCGGAAAGACTTACACCATGATGGGATCccagcagctggaggagcagTCAACAACGCAGCAGGAGACACAGCAGGGTGTCATCCCCAAGGCTGCAGCTGAGCTATTTCGGTgagaaagaaacacattttttattcatttgtttttctgatgtttacaGTGTGTAATGACTGCAAGAGGtaggtgtgttttgtgtgaaaatagCAGTAAATTTGACTAACTGTATTCTAATTCAAGCCTTAAATCCAtcagagattaaaaacatttagtcaATTAATTCATAATGTGCACTGAGAGTTAAAAGAGAATATAACTGGGctgaccttttcttttcttaatgtATCCGTGGTTGTGTGTCTGTTCCTGTGTTTGTGACCCAGACTGATCTCTGAGAAGCCTGCAGAGAGCCACACAGTCGAGGTCTCAGTGATGGAGGTCTACAACAACGAGGTGCTTGACCTTCTGGCCCGAGATGGCAACACCGCCAACCAGCGCCGGGATGTCATCACCACCTCCTCTGGTTCCAGCGAGGTCATCTCCCTCACACACAAGTGAgtacagctgctgctgaggtcGCTGTGTGCACAAagtttttgtacctttttatgAAAGGTCTGGAAGATGACATTTTGCAGCTAGATGGCAGTATCTGCTGGCTGAAATAGCTTTGTGTCGtttaaatagcactacaggtaggaggaaaaataaatatttggatttttcgagtgaactgtcccttttataAAGTTTATACAGCTAACATGTTCACAAAAAAAGCTCATTTACATATCCACCAAACATGGAGCAATATAAGTTAAcatacaaaattatcaaaaatattgattctAGCAGCTCTTAAGAATAAAATCCCCTGTAATGGTGCATGTGTTTCATATGTTTTACAGGCCCGTCAGTAACGCCTCTGAGGTGATGCAGATCATCAGCAGCGTTTTAAAGCTCAGAGCTCACTGTCCCACCCTCATCCACACTGACTCCTCACGCTCTCACCTCATTGTCACCCTCACCATTTCCTCCAAGAGCCCCAATGCACTGGCTCTGGGTAAGatgcattcatacacacactcacaaacctACACACTAACATCAAGGACACCTGTTGGTCGCACGCTCTgtgaaattatgactttattacTCTCTCATTCAGCCCGCAGGCTACAGAGTGCCAAGAAGAACATGCAGCGCTCCACCCAGAAGGAGTGGTGGAGTCCACGCTGTCGTCGTGCCAACCCTGCCGCCCGCCAATCATCCGACGATCATCTCTTTGCAAGCACAGCCTCCTCTCCCTGCCGCTCCCCCTCCCATTCTCCGTGTCCATCCCCGAGGCCGAGCATCTCACAGGCTCCACTCAGGACCAAGCTGCAGCTGGTGGACCTGGCAGGGAGCGAGTGTGCTGGTGAGAGGGGCTCACTGCTGAAGGATGCTCCTTGAGTTTGCAGATGTCTTGGGAACATTGTTGcctctgcattttaaaatgcaccAGCCAATATTTTAACCAGAAAATTAACTCCTCTTAGCAAAATGGTGTTTCAGACATATGCCTAATTAAGATGTTCTAGAATAACTGCAgctaaaaattaatttcaaatgtCAAGTTGTGGACATGTCTTTGCTTTGATGCCTTAATTCTTAAGAGAAAAGCTGACTCTTAAATAGTTACAAGTTGgactcacaaaaaaattacatcttcCCCCTTTCTCTCATTCCTTTTGTAGGATGTTGATCATTGTTACTaccatattttaaaacttttatttatacgAGAAAAAGGTAATTAAACCCAGTACAACCGACGCCTGTTTACTGAGTAGATCAATCATTTTAGGACATATAAATATGtctatttgtatgtgtgtgcaaggTATGTCTGGAGTTTCGGGTGCAGCTTTGTGGGAGATGTCCTGTATAAACCGCAGTCTCTCCGCTCTGTCTGATGTCCTGGGTGCTCTGGCTGAGCAGAGACCACACGTCCCGTACAGGAACAGTAAACTCACTCATCTGCTACAGGATGCCATAGgttagacacaaacacacacacacacacacacacacacacacacactctttcgcTCTTTtttatgacctttgacccatgcCACCAGTGTCTGCTTTTTCTTGGAAAGATTCATTCAACCTCATAATGTCCTCATCTAGCTGAGAAATTCCTCGTACCAACCCTTACTCTAACATGCACACACGAGGATATCAAAACATAGAGTCACTCAAAATACTCAGTAAAAATGTGCTGGTAAATATATTTCTTCccacaaaaatgttattaatctAAATTTTCCATTATTGTTTATCAACTCCTCATGTTCTTCTCCATCTTCTCCGACAGGTGGCGATGCCAAGCTGCTGGTGATGCTGTGCGTCTCTCCTACGCAGCACTTCATTACTGAGTCTCTGCAGTCTCTGGGCTTTGGCATGCGGGCGCGTCAGGTCCAGAAGGAGCTACCGCGAAGAAAGAATAACACCCTTAAAGTTAAGTGacaagacacagaaagagactCCATCCTTATGCAGATGCTGTGGCAACATCCATAGATCCTTCTATCAGTCATGCCAGCAGAACGGATTTGAGGGTGTAAGATACATACCtccaaatgtattattattctCTTACTCTTAGTAGCTCCTGGGGAATAGGTTTGTGTTTCCAGaatagtttatatatattttaaacagatattgatagcattaattttattacagGGCTGATTGAAGCTGCAAAGACTTGCTTGATGGTTGAATGTAAAACAGATTATTAATATGAAAAAACCCTGGCAATCACCTGAAATAACAATGAAATTCTTGAAAGGCTGGATTATGAATGATAACTCAGTTTAGTATAAAATcactaattttaaatttatttccaCTTTCGTTAAACACTTATTGTGTTTAAGTGGCTAATGGTCCAATATTGAGCGAGAGCACTGCAACCACCAGCTACAATAGatgctgcaatgtaaccacttggggaaTTTGTGCACCATtaatttatgtccactaaaGTGCTTGTTTATGACACTAACAGgctcatatttttattgcaagtgtctgacattatggaaaggattgCTAGTGTTAAAAGGTCAGATCATTTTGTTTagaaaccagaaacagcccctaAATCCCTATCACCATACCAACAAAACTCCATCTAAATAAACGTTCATTTTAGAGTGCACTGGAcaagcatattttcacatctaagtGGGTGAATCaagggtttatttcaaacaaaccagagttggtgactGTTGTAACagtgaaaagacaaacaaagatgACTTATGTGCGTTTTATTTAGTATCTGTTGACCTGaaatgaagtttgttttacaaggataaaaatactttttatttatctggaGTCTAGTGGGTTTGATGATAACAATTTTGTGGCTGTTTCTaggaaacaaaaatgatcttactcTTTATCAAAATAGTCTGTCTTTGCAGGGATCCTTTCTATAATGTCGTCAGATCTGAGCATGTCAGTGGCCAAAAAGAGCACGTTTAAATTGATGAAACCCCTTCATGTTACATTGCAGTCTGTTTCGCTGCTGTAAGCTGCAGCCATGTCTCTCAAAACTGACCCAGTTTCAAACAATTTTGTTCCCCTTAgtcacatagacacaaaaacattgggaaataGTGTCCAGGTTAAAAATACGGAAGTTGTCCTTTAAGCTGTAGATCACGTTAATAGTCAACAGTACTGCGAATGCAAAAGCTTCTGCTGTAAATACATTTCAGTACTTGCTGCTCATGCCTTctcttttttagtgttttgggtgcagttatgtttacacaatatttatgcacattttgaTGTATTCTGTATCTGTAACCGTCACCTTTTTTGGGTTACAcattatacatttttcaaacGCCTTGTTAAAATAGTCTCAGTAGAAAACTAAGACGAtattacttcaaaataaaccGATAATATGCAgatgtgtatatttttgtgtcagTTCAAGACAAAATGTCATGGAAAACATACTGTCATTGGGTATTGAATATATTGTGCAGTCAaactctaaaaataaatatttcatgtttagGTTTATTGCTCACAACAGGCTTTCTATGCAAACTTCTTACACTGTGGGGGATTGTTCCAATAATCTGTCTGCCGCTGTGTAGATGACAGCAGAAAGGAACACATAGATTCACTTggtattatttttagtttttgttgtacAGCAAATCACAGGCAGGTGGAGGATTCTGCATGAAGACAATTTAAGTGAGAAGCTATAAAAAATGATTGTCTAATGTGGCAAAACTCATCAGCATGATGCTAAAGAACACCAGCTGATGATTTTTCACAGAAGCCATTTCAGGTCTTTTGACTACAGTTTAATGTTGGGAGACAACAAATCAGGCAATTTCCTCTAAGgtgaaacatttcaacattttccaaGCATGAATAGAATAACACACGGTATCTGGTAATTAAATCTCCTTCTGctcctctcagacacacacactcacttttaATAAGCCTCCTCCTACCAGCATGCTGCAAACTGCGATGAGAGCTCTGCACAATGTATTGAAGTTATAATCCACGCGGTCCCAAAGCTGACATGTTTTTGAGACACAGATGTCATGTGCCGCCCTGACATGAAAGCTCAAATGCCCAAAGCGTCTTTGAAACTGCAGGCTTAGAGGATCAAGAGTGACAGGACAAAAAATAAGATTATAACGAGAGTGACAAGATGATAAACATGAAAACTCCAGGAGCATCCTTGGTTTAGAGAGAGACGACcgagaagaaaagagacagaagagaggacgaggagaggtggagagaaaCTGGTAAAAGATGAGTGAAGACGTTAAAGTGAGAATGAGACGGAACAGAAAGGGAACAGAAGGGGGTGAGAGTGAAAGTGTGACAGCACATGTGACtctgaactttattttaaccTTCAACTTTTATCCGACAAACAGAATCTGTGATGTCTGTCGGGATGGTTCTCCTCCAAAGTCCAGACGTGGATTATTTTGGGAAAACTGCTCAGATAAACTCCAGAGCCCTGCTCTTCATATGTGGATAAGTGAGGTAGCTTGATGtaatttaatgattttacatttttagttcTTCAAAGCTGACTTCAAACTGTTTCAGGGCAGTTCATTATGGTGGATCATGACCaagacatttcaaaacaaacctCCTGATATGAACTCATTTTCAGACGCAAAtgaattcttttcttttaaagtatGTCGAGAAACTGTCTGTGTCTCACCTCACTGAATTGGTTGTCTCTATAGAATTGCTTGTGATTGCAGCTTTGGGTAGTACTCTAGCCAAAGACAAATTCCCTTTAAGAGACAGTAAAGTTTACAGTGATCTTGAAATGACAGGTGACAAagtacacaataaaataaaaaaaaagaactaatcCAAATGTAATTTgagaagacaaaagaaaagttaaGTCAAAAACAATTTGCTAAGACATCAGCAAAAAACATGCCTTAAGTTCTTCAGGCTAACCTGAACTCTAATTATCCTCTAAAATCTCATCCACTAACTTGATTCTTGTACATTCTAGTTATTCTAAATAAAGTCTAAATAAAAGtgagcttttaatttgaaataaagCTAACCTGAGCCGACAGCTGAGGCCATGATCAGCTCTCATAGGACTGACTTAGCGCTGGTGCACAGTATTACTTAAAGGGATTGCTTGggattttttaagtggggctgtatgaggtacttaccaacagtcagtgtattacacacaGTCGATAGCAGTTGGAACTCACCta is drawn from Plectropomus leopardus isolate mb chromosome 16, YSFRI_Pleo_2.0, whole genome shotgun sequence and contains these coding sequences:
- the kif25 gene encoding kinesin-like protein KIF25; this encodes MPLFINRDQIFAHQVHLLEHKLRSKEERILELETENAILHLRLAECLGKIRRDNEEETKALDHEHHRSAQKITRSALAKLLSEVQAVKQDLSELFAAYLSFSTELEQQSKQLLEKLAQASCSLNCHHGDKVQNLEGSVAALERSLEEEREKCKAERQRRKELHNALVELRGNIRVHCRVRPVLPFDHVQSSTSGSRPASPEEVVSIISDDAVMVNCIKTGMPVQNKMFEFERVHGPEDSQDAVFDEVKPLLTSLLDGYNVCIMAYGQTGSGKTYTMMGSQQLEEQSTTQQETQQGVIPKAAAELFRLISEKPAESHTVEVSVMEVYNNEVLDLLARDGNTANQRRDVITTSSGSSEVISLTHKPVSNASEVMQIISSVLKLRAHCPTLIHTDSSRSHLIVTLTISSKSPNALALARRLQSAKKNMQRSTQKEWWSPRCRRANPAARQSSDDHLFASTASSPCRSPSHSPCPSPRPSISQAPLRTKLQLVDLAGSECAGMSGVSGAALWEMSCINRSLSALSDVLGALAEQRPHVPYRNSKLTHLLQDAIGGDAKLLVMLCVSPTQHFITESLQSLGFGMRARQVQKELPRRKNNTLKVK